The DNA sequence TCTTTAATTACATTGAAATCAACTGCATTTAAAACTTTTGGACGGTTTATGGTTACAAGGGCAATTTCATCTTCAACCTCTACAATAAAATATTCCCATGCCATGATTTCTCGCCTCTCTTTAATTTTGTTAGGTTTACAAATAGTTTTTCTTTATTATCAAAAAGAGCCAAAACTTTAGCATCCTATAATACGGGCAATAATCATTCTTTGAATCTCATTGGTACCTTCGCCGATTGTCAATATCTTCGCATCTCTGTAAAATCTCGATACTGCATATTCTTCGGTATAACCATATCCGCCGTGAATCTGCACTGCCTGTTCTGTCACTCTCACTGCAACTTCAGAGGCATATGTTTTTGCCATTGCGGCTTCTTTTGCATAGGGTTGATTGTTGTCTCTCAACCATGCCGCCTTATATGTGAGGAGTCTTGCGCATTCGATCTCCATTGCCATATCAGCAAGCTTGAATTGGATCGCCTGATTTTTGCATATTGGTTTGCCAAACTGAACCCTTTCCTGTGCGTGTTGAAGAGCAAGCTCGTAAGCTCTCTGCGCACACCCCAAAGATAGTGCGGCAATACTTATTCTTCCTACATCAAGAACTTCCATAAAGTGCTTAAGCCCTTGCCCGACTTGTCCAAGAACATTTTCTTTCGGGACTCGAGCATCTTCAAAAATAAGCTCTCTCGTATCAACTGAATGCCAACCAATCTTTTCATACCTTTTCCCAATGGTAAATCCCGGCGTATCTTTTGGAACGATTATTGCACTGAACTCTTTTCTTCCCTTCTCATCTATTCCTGTAATAGCAAGGATAACCACTCCATAGCTGAGAGGTGTTCCAACATTTGTGATAAAACACTTTGTACCGTTTATCACCCATTCATCACCTTTCAACTCTGCTTTTGTCGCAATCCCTCTCGCATCGGAACCGGCATTTGCCTCTGTGAGGCCAAATGCACCTATGCATTCACCTTTTGCAAGCGGTTTTAGAAATTTTTCTTTCTGTTCTTCCGTTCCAAAATAAAGAAAAGGAACACTGCCGATCGTTATATGGGCATTCCAAGTGGTAGCAACTGATTGGTCACCCCTTGCAATCTCTTCCATTGCGGCAACATAAGCCACTGTTCCCACATTTGATCCGCCATATTCTTCAGGGATCAACAAACCCATCAAGTCAAGCTCTGCCATCTTTTTGAAAACTTCAGTAGGGAACTCTCCTGTTTTATACCAATGCTCTGCATTTGGCATAATCTCCTTCTCAGCAAAACTACGACACATATCCTTTAACATTTGTTGTTCTTCTGTAAGCTTGAAATCCATAATTGATAACTCCTTCTACATTAATGTTCACTTTTTCATCATCAACAGAGAACTACTTATTTACAAATAACCTTACAAGTGCTTCCACCTCTGCACATTGCAGATTCAAGTTTAACAGTCATTTTCCCCTTCAAAGGTGTCTGGTCAATTATCCCTTGAA is a window from the Candidatus Schekmanbacteria bacterium genome containing:
- a CDS encoding acyl-CoA dehydrogenase, giving the protein MDFKLTEEQQMLKDMCRSFAEKEIMPNAEHWYKTGEFPTEVFKKMAELDLMGLLIPEEYGGSNVGTVAYVAAMEEIARGDQSVATTWNAHITIGSVPFLYFGTEEQKEKFLKPLAKGECIGAFGLTEANAGSDARGIATKAELKGDEWVINGTKCFITNVGTPLSYGVVILAITGIDEKGRKEFSAIIVPKDTPGFTIGKRYEKIGWHSVDTRELIFEDARVPKENVLGQVGQGLKHFMEVLDVGRISIAALSLGCAQRAYELALQHAQERVQFGKPICKNQAIQFKLADMAMEIECARLLTYKAAWLRDNNQPYAKEAAMAKTYASEVAVRVTEQAVQIHGGYGYTEEYAVSRFYRDAKILTIGEGTNEIQRMIIARIIGC